The window ATTTGGATTTGCATTaagactaaaaaaaatcagtctgttcaattttgtttcatttgggATATTAAATCAATCATAGGACAATAGTGGTGCGTGTCGTCAGCTCAGCGTTGACCGATTCAAAAAGACCTGATTAATAATTGAAACATGGATATACGACGGTACATTTTCCTGCCGGTCTTCATCTTGCAGATAAATAGAGGCTTATAAATGTAAAAGGTTTGAGCCTGAACAGTGTGGGAGAATGTTAAAAGTCAGACGTATTGAAATACACAATTTTATCCAAGTTCAGGCGGAATGCTCTATCTTCTAGATACTATGTCATACATTAACAATCGCATAATGTACTTCGCTTCGAGTCTATAGTGTCCCCTTTAAAATCCCAAACGTTAATAATCAGCCTAATTATTAATGATTTATGTTAATCCAATTAATATAATTCACTTGGTATACACAGCGTGTCAAGGTCAAAAATGTATAAGTAATGCATGGCCCGAGGCACGAAGTTTCAGTAAAAGTTGATCTCACCATCTTTTCACTTCTCGGATTACAGAGCCTTTTCCAACCTGTCTGGAGAGACTGGCTCCACATAAATCAGCAAGCGAGGGGAAAGCCGTTCTCTGAAGTCCTACATTTGACAAAATCGTATACCTTTATACCTAATTTATGCTATAGCTATGCAACCGCTCTCCACGCTGCGTATGGTTTCTATTATAGCCAGGAACATTCAAGTCATTACAATCAAGCTGTTAATCTCCCCAATTTCTGTGTTGACCGCTGATGGTTATTGTTTTGGAATTAGGTTATTAAATTTGCATGGGAAATTCCTGGTTTAAAAAAGCGGCGGCTCTCATTCACAAAGTCTGACAAATAGTATCTGACATCTACCTGTCGGAGCAAAAACTGTTCCGTGAACTTTTCTAACATTGTTTACGCATTAAAGGCTTCTTAACAGACTTTACAGAATCTGAATATGTTGTCATCTTAGAGGAATACTgatataacaacaacaaaatatgcTGTCAAGGTATGATATTATCacgaacaataaaataaaatgctcaGTGCACATGCGTTTAACATTCAAATTGTTCGTTCTTTCTAAAGAGGTTGCTAAAAAGTGGTAAATCCCACACAAGATTTATTGGCAATGAAGTCCCaataatatttaacaaaaaagttaaatgtgTGATGGTTGGTACCATTTAGAACACTCCAGCTTCATAATCATTTGCCAAATCAGTTGCCCAACTCATTTTCTTTACATCAAAATAGCTGGATGAATTCAGTAAGAGTCGATTTGgcattacaaacattttcacaaaacccttcaaaaaacaaaacaaaaactgaaacgcATAACATGAGCTGAAAGGCCTTCAGCAGACACCTCTACTATACTAAAAATACAATGAACGgttgtacaaaaaataaaaatgcagtccCTTTACATCTTGATTGCAATGCCTCTTTCATGACAAAAAGTACAGCTGTCCATAGGAGACCTTCACTGCAACATTCTGAAGAATGAAATGATGGTACCGAGTCATGCAACTTGGACAAAACAgaagattttatttctgtatacagtacattaactatTACTATACAACAGTCAACCTCCTGGAAGGgtcattttaaataatagtGTCTTTAGAAATCTATCTCATTCTATGCACAATACCATATAATGCCCTAGAACTGTATGGTGTTCTATAAAGAAGCCATCTACAGGTAGTATGCATAAGAGTAAGGGTATGCATTCTTAAAATGGACAAGCAGAGTTATCATACTAATACTTGGTTAAACCATTCTATGAATAAATCCATTCATCAAGTACTTTTCAGTATTTACAATTTTCATATGTAGATGCACACATCTCTTGTTAAAGCTGTGAAAATAAGTCACCTTTACATGGTTTATCCATACTCCGGTTATACTTCtattaaaaagcaattaaagaaaacagaaaaaataaatggaattgtATGAATGGAAAACATCAGGTTGGCCTGTCAGGACCTGGTTTATATCCTTTCATTACATGTCATTATGAATTGAGACAGATTTATACACTTACCCTGCTCAAACAAGGAATTACCAGTAACTACAAAAGCCAAGAAATATCTTCACACAATGAAGTCCTGAAAGAAACAGTGAACTTACTAAATACAATGACTTTGGATTTGCAAAACTCTTCAAGAAATGCTGGTGTGAGAGCCATAATTTGGCAGGAATacatacattttacaatttagtgttaaaagcaatatttaaaacaattgcaATAATATGCATAGTTATTGTTGCACATTGATGTAAACAAATGTAATTGTACATTCACACATTACAGTAGACCTAGACATCTGTATGCAACACAAAAAAGAATATACAACTGGACAATATTCCTTTACATGAATGTCTAGAAACATGAGGAAAAAACACCTTTGTCACAAGCACAATTATCAGTTGCACATGACCCATACTAGAAAGTATTATGCTTTTTTGAGGTTCAGTGAGTTACAAATGTTGAAACTCACTTTTTGCGTTAACTCCAGCCCCAACAAAAGAAACCACAGCATgcacagtatgtaaaaaaatgtattctagGTTCTACAAAATTGTGCACATTTTCTCTAAATATACAAGCTCTTGCATGGAAGAACAGCATACAACATTCAGTTGTGTACATCGGCGGTGCCAAAACTGTGGTCCTTGGCTTGTTGCTGGTATGCGGTAAAGAAGAATGTGATGATTTACAGCTAAAACTGCCACCACTCCAACCTGTAGTCAACTAAACAGTACCAGCCATTTCATTACCtaatttgatatactgtacatactttcaTACACATGGTATGCTTCATCATCAATTTAAGGTGTGCATACTATTGTTTTATTACGTTAGACTTCCACGGGTAAAGGAGAGTAAAGAATGAGTAAGTAGCACATGGTGGTCCAAGACGCATTGTATACATCTGTGCCACAGAAAACTATTGTGTTACAGGGCACTGATTCGAGAATGTTCATTTACAGAATAAGTACAAAGGCCACTTTGGTACATCAATCCACAATTTTTTGCCACATCTCTCAAAGATAGGCCCCCCAAACTAAAGCATTAATTTACTATAATGGCTTTAAATAGAAGCACATTCTCTGAACAGGTATCAGAAACCAGTCCATCTACACATTATAAAAAACCTACTCTTTTCTGTTACTTTAAGTGTTCCAGACGAGGTTAAAAATTGAAATGCAAACTAACCTCAAATATTCAACATGGGGAACACACTGCTCTGTAGTGAAGTATTTAGCAATACCAAGTGACATGCACCTTTACAAGAGTCTGTTTTGGGTATAGACGGCACCAGAAATTACAGTTAAGAAGGGGCGATTAAAAGAAATCAAACTAAATCAAAGCAGagctttgtttttccactgCATGCACTTTTGCTTAAATACACAAAATTCCACATGAAGCCCTTGTCTACAATGGTACACACCAGAATTTATCTAGCGATCTAGTCCTTTCAGAGCTGTGATAATATGAACATCATAACTAGAAGTTATTTGTTTGGAGTTGTATATTGCTAAATAGTAACAAATGTGTTACAATTCCGTGTTCCAAAATGAAAGTTATACTTTCCATTATCACAGCACATTACAGAGGAAATACTTTGTTCATGACGGGATTCCTATGACAACACATCTACATCACAGTTAATAACATAGATACATTCTTACATACTCCTTACTTAAATAATATGTACTCAATTATACTTTTGCAGGCCTGTTTCAATTTGTTTCCCCGACAACCAtggtttttaaattaagtataaAACAATGAAGCAAAGCCTCAGGCTTGACACCTCATGACGCAGAGATAGGTACTTCATTGACTACAGCTTCACAATGCGAGTTGATGTTCTGTGATCTAGGGTCTTCAGCGAGCTTCTCTTTCCCCGATTCAGGGGGGGGACCGTCCTTTTGACTCTGTTGATCGGCGGGGTCCTGTCCTTTGCTGTCGGCACTCCCAGTCTCTTCCTGCTGCTTGGCTGATGGTGCCCTCCGTGCTTcatcctcctgctgctgcagcatCCTCTCCACTTCGATCTCCAGCTCCAGCCTCTCCTCATCCGCTTCCAGCTCCAGCTGCTTCATCAGCTCCTCCAGTTTCCCGGCCTTGCGCTGCTCGTTCTGCTGGATGATGGTGTACAAATGCTCCGTCAGCTGCTCCTTTATGTCCGTCTTCTTGTGCAGGTCCAGCTTCGCTGCGATGTACTCGGCCTCAGCTTTTTCAAACCGCTTTCTGACAGCAAGAcaagacttatttttttttaaaaatgcctttGCTCTGTATGAAAGTCAGATCTTTTCTGCAAACTGAGTTATAACTTAATTACAATTTTTCCAAAGTTCATctgattcaaataaaaaaaaaaatcataaccaCATAAAACATGTCGTCGGGGTTACAGAAAATGTACACTAGAAAAATCCTGCAGGGGGCAGTATTAATTTTAAGAGAACCAGCTCAGGAGACAATGAAACTGTACAATTTCAAACAATGACTTGTTTTTGGTATGTTTTGCAACTCTGGATCTTTGTTTGCAGAAACACGTCTGCATATTTTCTTGAAACATTCAGTCTTTTTTAAGCAAAGCATATGTATAGAAAGAAATACAACAGGCCAAGATGAAAATCATTAAAGTTCTCCAAAACAAACTTCAGGttatcctacagtatgtttcaatgCTACACATTACAGAGACAGAAAGGAATGCCATATACTGAGTTAACCAATAAGCGAGAACAGTTTTCaatctttcaaaaacaaaataatccaaTGTACCGTGAGCATGCTTTACTTACCGAGCAATGGAATAATCCCAACTAGCCTGTTCTATGCGGCTACGCAGAATACCGATGTCATTTGACACCATGTCATCCAGGGCTTGCAGCTCTTTCTGGATTCGTTTCAGTTTCACAGTTTCAGCCTGGGTACGCTTGGACCTTAAACCAGGTGAATAAAGCACAGCATTTGGTTCCCATTTTAACTTAAACGCGATAAGCACAAAAAAATAGCACATTCACCCTAATGAATTAAGAACCTGAGCACCGTTTTGGCACTCCTATCCCATCTTAttaagcaatgggcacaaggtgaGGTATAGCTGggaagacacaaacacacactcacaaccataaggaacaggtaacggggtgtattccacgctgaaaagaaaaaaaaggaaacaacatttcggctgtggaaccttcttcaattgtgaagaaggctccacagttgaaacaatgcgtttcctttctttttttcttcagcgtagaataaacttgtttcttgttcctttgcagcctacgcatcctgacgcagctccctacttgaactactcaCAACTAGAGcgagttttcccagaagcgaaCTGTGGAAGCAAACCAGAGCACCTATAAGAAGCCCCACTCAtacaagaacatacaaactccacacagatagcacctcaatgtctggaattgaacccacagGCTCAGTGCCACAaggcagcagtgttaaataCTGTGCTATCATGCTGccaagtgtattttaaaacaaagcaggAAAATAATCTTGCGTTcacataaacataaaatgtgACACCAACTGCTGCTGCTCTTACTTTTCAGCGATGGCCTTTGCTAGAAGAGCTTTTTTACGTTTATTCTTCTCTTCCATCAGACGCTGTTCCTGCTGAAGTTGCTCTAGGCGGGACTTCTCTCTCCTAGAATTAAGACAAGGCCTGGTCAAAGTTAGGAATTAACAACAACTTTACAATACAATGCAGAAAAGAACTGGAGCCAACAACAATGGAGACCCATCGATAAACCTTCACAGAAAATACCTTGACAAAATAATTATAAGCTAAATGTTTCCATACAACCATTGGACTTATTGGTAGGTATGTTTCACGTAACATCATCACCCCCTTGCTGTCATTTATTCAAAGTGTCACACATTTTTAACTAAAAATACATGTTAGATCCTGTCCTTTGTTTTACATGTTCCTTGTAAGACTCAGATCCATTTGTGAATATAATACATATAATGATATATTCTGAAGATAAAATTCAGAATACCAAATGATTTAAAGTTCTGAGAAACACCTGCatttctctcacacctgaaataTCATAGACTTACTAACAATTCCACCTCCTGCCTCTCTAGTTCCTTGGCAAGGGGAGAAGCCTCTGTGGTTGGTATAGTCTGTTCACTCAGTGCTTCCTGCTCACTCTTCATACTCCTCGGTCTTTGAAGGACCGCTTTCTCCTGGGGTGTTGAAGCAGCCGGGACGGGCGCTTGCACTTTGGGTCTGGTAAGCTGCTGTTCGAGTGGCAGAGAACCGGAGCCATCCTGCTGAGCCGCCAGCTGCAGCGCTTTCTCTCGCTGGAGCTGCTGACGGCTCCGGTTGGTTGGAGGATGTCTTCGGCCCCGACCGGAGGTGTTCTGGGCAGCCTGATCTGCAGGTAAGACGGCTTTTGAGCATTCCAAACCAAAACAAGGCAGGTGCCTGCTCCAGTTTCAATATGCCACGTGTATGACCCTCTCGTTGCCATCGCTATCGTTTACCTTTAAGGTTACTTTCAGGAAGTAGAGATGTATGTGGCTCAGTTTTAggctttgtttttcattctgaatggcaGAGCCATTTTAcacatgcaagaaaaaaataagttactAGGCAGTTCATCGTAAAGATGAATATAAAGACACTACAGTTCTCATTTTTCTGTGACGGGGACCAAAATATTATCACTAAATTATACTATATTCAGAAAGAATATAGTCAATGAGTCACAGACACGTTACCTGCTGCAAACAATGCACTCCACATTGGTTTTAAACGTATTAGACTAGAAAATAGTCTGCATGAGGTAAAATGATAAATAACCCTGTAAAGCACAATTCGTTCTACAAGACATAAAATGATATACTTACCTTTCTGCTGCAATCTCCGAAGCTCTTCATCCGAGAAGCCTGCCCACCCAGCCATATCCTCACACGTTCACATAAATATCTTACCCAGtctctttattttcaattttaaaccTAAAACTTTCAAGCGATTCACAAACATTTCTCAAAATATCATCATTCCAATTCCGCATTGCTAAACTGCCATTTTTGAGCAGCTGCCACGTCAGGGCCCAAACTAGGACCTCTATTGGTGTCTTCTAAA is drawn from Lepisosteus oculatus isolate fLepOcu1 chromosome 9, fLepOcu1.hap2, whole genome shotgun sequence and contains these coding sequences:
- the gorab gene encoding RAB6-interacting golgin; the protein is MAGWAGFSDEELRRLQQKDQAAQNTSGRGRRHPPTNRSRQQLQREKALQLAAQQDGSGSLPLEQQLTRPKVQAPVPAASTPQEKAVLQRPRSMKSEQEALSEQTIPTTEASPLAKELERQEVELREKSRLEQLQQEQRLMEEKNKRKKALLAKAIAEKSKRTQAETVKLKRIQKELQALDDMVSNDIGILRSRIEQASWDYSIARKRFEKAEAEYIAAKLDLHKKTDIKEQLTEHLYTIIQQNEQRKAGKLEELMKQLELEADEERLELEIEVERMLQQQEDEARRAPSAKQQEETGSADSKGQDPADQQSQKDGPPPESGKEKLAEDPRSQNINSHCEAVVNEVPISAS